One segment of Panicum virgatum strain AP13 chromosome 1K, P.virgatum_v5, whole genome shotgun sequence DNA contains the following:
- the LOC120709342 gene encoding protein CNGC15b-like, with amino-acid sequence MASAASRNVRFQGDIEVQHLRSSSPLEHLGRKHGSRGHHDPRRCRLGFRGGCPEKACRHPTLRERVLSRAFSEELESLVRAGGGRLFLDPRGRLIHLWSKIFLSACLLSLFVDPLFLYLTGTQRHNMCLEFRYPLALTLSMVRSALDLFYAAHILFRFRTAFIAPSSRVFGRGELVIQPCQIARRYLGRTFWFDLVTALPLPQFVIWIVIPRLNESPTANRKNILRFSILFQYLPRLFQIFPLSRQIVMETGVMTETAWAGAAYNLILYMLASHVLGALWYLFSVQRQESCWREACLQESPACQTMFFDCKTVSGNRTIWYELSNITSLCTTSSGFYPFGIYGEALDANLMSSSFTQKYFYCFWWGLKNLSCLGQNLSTSLFIGEIAFAIVIGVLGLVLFGLLIGNMQSYLQATMVRLEEWRSKRTDMERWMHHRQIPQPLKQCVRRYHQYKWVATRGVDEEALLRDLPMDIRRDIKRHLCLDLVRRVPLFDEMDERMLEAICERLRPALYTRGTRLVRELDPVDSMLFIIRGYLDSYTTQGGRSGFFNSCRIGAGEFCGEELLTWALDPRPAAALPLSTRTVRAVSEVEGFALVADDLRFVASQFRRLHSAGVRHRFRFYSHQWRTWAACFIQAAWRRHKRRRASTEIRVREGGDVRGAARSLRRSRRHSIDGKAPINKPMEPDFTVEEED; translated from the exons ATGGCATCCGCTGCTTCAAGAAATGTCAG GTTTCAGGGTGACATCGAGGTTCAGCACTTGAGAAGCAGCAGCCCCCTGGAGCACCTCGGCAGGAAGCACGGCAGCAGAGGCCATCACGACCCCAGGAGGTGCCGCCTGGGCTTCCGCGGCGGGTGCCCGGAGAAGGCCTGCCGGCACCCGACGCTGAGGGAGCGGGTGCTGTCGCGCGCCTTCTCGGAGGAGCTCGAGTCCCTggtgcgcgccggcggcgggcgcctcTTCTTGGACCCGCGCGGGCGCCTGATCCACCTGTGGAGCAAGATCTTCCTGTCCGCCTGCCTGCTGTCGCTGTTCGTGGACCCGCTGTTCCTGTACCTGACGGGCACGCAGCGCCACAACATGTGCCTCGAGTTCAGGTACCCGCTGGCGCTGACGCTCTCCATGGTGCGGTCGGCGCTGGACCTCTTCTACGCCGCGCACATCCTGTTCCGCTTCCGCACCGCCTTCATCGCGCCGTCGTCGCGGGTGTTCGGGCGCGGGGAGCTCGTCATCCAGCCCTGCCAGATCGCCAGGAGGTACCTCGGCCGGACCTTCTGGTTCGACCTCGTCaccgcgctgccgctgccgcag TTCGTGATCTGGATCGTGATACCGCGGCTGAACGAGTCGCCGACGGCGAACCGGAAGAACATCCTCCGCTTCAGCATCCTGTTCCAGTACCTCCCGCGGCTGTTCCAGATCTTCCCGCTGTCGAGGCAGATCGTCATGGAGACGGGGGTCATGACGGAGACGGCGTGGGCCGGCGCCGCCTACAACCTGATCCTCTACATGCTCGCCAGCCAC GTTCTGGGAGCGCTGTGGTATCTCTTCTCGGTGCAGCGGCAGGAGTCGTGCTGGAGGGAGGCGTGCCTGCAGGAGAGCCCGGCGTGCCAGACCATGTTCTTCGACTGCAAGACGGTGAGCGGCAACAGGACCATCTGGTACGAACTGAGCAACATCACGAGCCTGTGCACGACCAGCAGCGGTTTCTACCCGTTCGGGATCTACGGGGAGGCGCTGGACGCCAACCTCATGTCCTCGTCCTTCACCCAGAAGTACTTCTACTGCTTCTGGTGGGGGCTCAAGAACCTGAG TTGCCTAGGCCAGAATCTGTCGACGAGCCTGTTCATCGGTGAAATCGCCTTCGCAATCGTCATCGGCGTTCTTGGCCTGGTGCTGTTTGGCCTGCTCATCGGCAACATGCAA TCCTATCTCCAGGCAACGATGGTGCGGCTGGAGGAGTGGCGGTCGAAGCGCACGGACATGGAGCGGTGGATGCACCACAGGCAGATCCCGCAGCCGCTGAAGCAGTGCGTGAGGCGGTACCACCAGTACAAGTGGGTGGCCACCCGCGGCGTCGACGAGGAGGCCCTGCTCAGGGACCTGCCCATGGACATCCGCCGCGACATCAAGCGACACCTGTGCCTCGACCTCGTCCGGCGGGTGCCCCTATTCGACGAGATGGACGAGCGGATGCTGGAGGCCATCTGCGAGCGGCTGCGGCCGGCGCTCTACACGCGGGGCACGCGGCTGGTGCGGGAGCTGGACCCCGTGGACTCGATGCTCTTCATCATCCGGGGCTACCTCGACTCGTACACGACGCAGGGCGGCCGGTCCGGGTTCTTCAACTCGTGCCGCATCGGCGCCGGCGAGTTCTGCGGGGAGGAGCTCCTGACGTGGGCGCTGGACccgcgccccgcggcggcgctgccgctgTCCACCCGCACCGTGCGCGCCGTGTCCGAGGTCGAGGGGTTCGCGCTCGTCGCCGACGACCTCCGCTTCGTGGCGTCGCAATTCCGGCGCCTGCACAGCGCGGGGGTCCGCCACAGGTTCCGGTTCTACTCGCACCAGTGGCGCACCTGGGCCGCGTGCTTCATCCAGGCCGCCTGGCGCCGCcacaagcgccgccgcgcgtccaCGGAGATCAGGGTGCGCGAGGGCGGCGACGTGCGGGGCGCCGCGAGGAGCTTGAGGCGGTCCCGACGCCACAGCATCGACGGCAAGGCGCCAATCAATAAGCCCATGGAGCCGGACTtcacggtggaggaggaggactga